DNA sequence from the bacterium genome:
CGCTTGCGCCACTCCAGGGCGCGGTGCATCTCGCCCCGGTAGAGGTGGACCATGGCCGTGACGTACTCCCCCCGACCGAGCGGTTCCGCCTCGTAGTCGGCGCGCTCGAGCGTGGCGGGATCGGCCTGGGGGTAGATGGGAGAGGATCCGCGTTCGTCTTTCATGGCCGCAATCTACCAGCGCCGCCCGGCATGGGCAAGCCCGGTCAGGACCGCGCGCGCTTGACGTTTTCTCCGATTGCATCTTGCTTATCGTAATATCGGAGGAGATGCAATGGGTCCGAACACGCTACGGCGGGCGCCCCGGGTGCTCGCTGTTTTGGTCTCGATGTCGCTCGCGACGGCCGCGGCGGCCCAGGCGGACCTGTCCGCCCTGTTCGCGCCGGCCACCGGCGCGGAGGTCGCCTCGGTGGCGCAGGACTGGGCCGGGCGCCTGCCCACGCCCACGAACTGGCAGGTCGTGCGCGACGGTGTCGACGCCGCGACGGGCTACGCGGTGCAGGCCGTCAGCCACGAGATCGAAGGCTTCACCCACTACGGCGGGCTGCGCTTCCCGCGGGAGTGGCAGCCCCAGGGCCGCTTCCCCGTCCTGGTGCTGCTGCACGGCGGCTTCGACGGGCTGACCCTCGACTTCCTGGTGAACTTCGACCAGGACTTCCCAGGCACGGCCATCGCCGACAGCTTCCTGGTCGTCGCCCCCACCTTCCGTTCCGAACCTCTCAACGGCGGCGATCCGCTGGGCTACCGCACCAGCGGCGGCGGGCCCTCGCCCTTCGACCGCGACTGCGACGATACGATGGCGCTGCTGACGGCCGTGCTGCTGAACATCCCGCAGGCGGACCCCGGCTACGTCGTCGTGCTCGGCGGCAGCCGCGGCGGCAACGTGGCCTACCATTTGGCCTTGCGGGACCCGCGCGTGCGGCGGACGGCGATCCGCTACGGCCCGACGGACTTCTTCATGGACCACGTGCGCCTGGGCGCCCAGGAGCGCCTCGACACCGGGATCACCGCGGACTCCCTGGGCCGCGAGGTGGCGGACCTGATCGCCGCTCCCTGGCTGGCCGGGCAGCTCACCCTGGCCCAGGCGCGGCACGACCTGATCTCCTGGTGCGTCCTGCCCCACCTGCGCGCCGAGGTTCCCCTACAGATCCACCACGGCGAACTGGACGACACCATCCCGATCCTGCACAGCGCGCGCGCCGATTCGGTCATGGTCGCCGAGGGGGCCACGGCGCCGCAGTACGTCTATTACGTGTACCCGCAGGGCAGCCATGTCCCGAGTTCCCTGCTCGGCAGCGAGCAGCGGATCCTGGACTACCTGCTGGGCCTGCCCGCCCTGACCGAAGTGGGGGCGGCCCCGCCCCGCCCGGCGACGCTGCGCGGCTGGCCGAATCCCTTCGCCGGCGGCACGACGGTGGCGCTGTCCGGTTCCGGCGCGGCGGACAAGACCTCCCCGGCGACGGCGCAGGTGGAGATCCGCGACGCCCGCGGCCGCCTCGTGCGACGTCTGGAACTCGCGCCCGACGGGTCCGCCCTGAGCCGCCGCTGGGACGGTCGCGACGCCGGCGGGCGGGAAGTGGCCGCCGGCGTGTACTACGCCGCCCTGCGCGACC
Encoded proteins:
- a CDS encoding FlgD immunoglobulin-like domain containing protein — encoded protein: MGPNTLRRAPRVLAVLVSMSLATAAAAQADLSALFAPATGAEVASVAQDWAGRLPTPTNWQVVRDGVDAATGYAVQAVSHEIEGFTHYGGLRFPREWQPQGRFPVLVLLHGGFDGLTLDFLVNFDQDFPGTAIADSFLVVAPTFRSEPLNGGDPLGYRTSGGGPSPFDRDCDDTMALLTAVLLNIPQADPGYVVVLGGSRGGNVAYHLALRDPRVRRTAIRYGPTDFFMDHVRLGAQERLDTGITADSLGREVADLIAAPWLAGQLTLAQARHDLISWCVLPHLRAEVPLQIHHGELDDTIPILHSARADSVMVAEGATAPQYVYYVYPQGSHVPSSLLGSEQRILDYLLGLPALTEVGAAPPRPATLRGWPNPFAGGTTVALSGSGAADKTSPATAQVEIRDARGRLVRRLELAPDGSALSRRWDGRDAGGREVAAGVYYAALRDRRETAPLKLVRLR